One Spirochaeta africana DSM 8902 genomic window carries:
- the fliD gene encoding flagellar filament capping protein FliD, with protein MSDITIPGVNNRYFSQEQIQDLVELEAAPIRRLERQIEEHEQVKRSWQDMSRNISALQGAARNLYGIDSPFRSRIAQSSNESILTATASRHAEEERTDVVVKQTAATDRFASDPLPGDYSVPEGTYTFTVGDREHSLRFRGGNLDNFVTSINRRMGDAVRARVVQDTPSTRRLVIESRQEGAENALGFDGDARQLALDLGIIEERLAVDRAIPLPDGRDELAVGAEDSRQIRVSPTAEENLRVSLEVRVTSRPEDSREVPETPSGPRLPDSDSVTLRDVTVRDSGLAVDLPDMEPPEPPPVVEDPDILFLRAGEREVRIPAPPETGEYETIDISLRDYLESGLDAIEIRNRNTLKDVSVRNVRVYDPETRGDFAPRNALSTARDSIVNVDGIDFTRGSNRIEDIIPGTTLNIRRASTEPVEVAVGPDRESVKDAIIEFVGYYNQLFTEALILSRGDEAIVDEIGYFTDEEREAAFERLGRLRGDSTVNRIVRSLQSATSQPFQTEREQHISLLAQIGISTSSAQDGGGGIDPSRMRGYLQINENTLDEALANDFTAVRQLFGWDTDGDGAINSGAAFEVDRLMRPYVQTGGIIATRTSTIDSSISRADRQIETYSERLENYEQRLRRDFARMEGAIQQMESNAERFQNMNPGQQR; from the coding sequence ATGTCGGATATCACCATTCCTGGCGTAAACAACAGATACTTTTCTCAGGAGCAGATCCAGGATCTGGTTGAGCTTGAGGCCGCGCCAATCCGCCGCCTGGAGCGCCAGATCGAGGAACATGAGCAGGTCAAGCGCTCATGGCAGGATATGAGCCGCAATATCTCGGCACTGCAGGGGGCAGCCCGCAATCTCTACGGTATCGACAGCCCGTTTCGCAGCCGGATTGCACAGTCCAGCAATGAATCGATCCTTACCGCGACTGCCAGCCGGCATGCCGAAGAGGAACGTACCGATGTGGTGGTAAAACAGACCGCCGCAACCGACCGCTTTGCCAGCGATCCGCTTCCCGGCGACTACTCCGTACCGGAGGGGACCTACACCTTTACCGTGGGCGACCGCGAGCACTCGCTGCGTTTTCGCGGGGGGAATCTGGACAACTTTGTGACCTCTATCAACCGCCGCATGGGAGATGCCGTACGGGCACGCGTGGTACAGGATACCCCCTCTACCCGACGCCTGGTGATTGAATCCCGCCAGGAGGGCGCAGAGAATGCGCTGGGATTTGACGGGGACGCCCGACAGCTGGCACTGGACCTGGGGATTATCGAGGAACGCCTGGCGGTAGACCGCGCTATCCCCCTGCCGGATGGACGGGACGAGCTGGCTGTAGGTGCCGAGGACAGCCGGCAGATCCGGGTTTCGCCAACAGCAGAGGAGAACCTGCGCGTCTCGCTGGAGGTTCGCGTCACCAGCCGACCGGAGGATTCCCGGGAGGTCCCCGAGACACCATCGGGCCCGCGGCTGCCAGACAGCGACTCGGTTACCCTCAGGGACGTGACAGTCCGCGACAGCGGGCTTGCAGTGGATCTGCCGGATATGGAACCCCCGGAACCGCCGCCGGTTGTAGAGGACCCCGACATCCTGTTTCTGCGTGCCGGTGAGCGCGAGGTCAGGATCCCCGCCCCGCCGGAAACCGGAGAGTATGAAACCATCGATATCTCGCTGCGCGATTATCTGGAATCCGGACTGGATGCTATCGAGATCCGCAACCGCAACACCCTGAAGGATGTGTCGGTGCGCAATGTCCGTGTCTACGATCCGGAAACACGCGGTGACTTTGCACCACGCAATGCCTTGTCGACCGCGCGCGACTCTATCGTCAACGTAGACGGGATCGACTTTACCCGCGGCTCCAACCGCATCGAGGATATAATCCCCGGCACTACCCTGAATATACGTCGAGCCTCGACCGAGCCGGTCGAGGTTGCAGTAGGACCGGATCGCGAATCGGTCAAGGATGCGATCATCGAGTTTGTAGGCTATTACAATCAGCTGTTTACCGAGGCCTTGATTCTCTCGCGGGGTGACGAGGCTATCGTAGACGAGATCGGCTACTTTACCGACGAGGAACGCGAGGCGGCCTTCGAGCGGCTGGGTCGCCTGCGCGGTGACAGTACGGTGAACCGGATTGTTCGCTCGCTGCAGTCAGCCACCAGCCAGCCCTTTCAGACCGAGCGTGAACAGCATATCTCCCTGCTGGCCCAGATCGGCATCTCGACCAGCTCGGCACAGGACGGCGGCGGAGGGATCGACCCATCCCGTATGCGCGGCTACCTGCAGATCAACGAGAACACCCTTGATGAGGCGCTGGCAAACGACTTTACTGCGGTCCGGCAGCTGTTCGGATGGGATACTGACGGGGATGGGGCCATTAATTCCGGGGCAGCCTTTGAGGTTGACCGGCTGATGCGGCCGTACGTTCAGACCGGCGGGATCATCGCCACCCGCACCAGCACCATAGATTCCAGCATTTCACGTGCCGACCGCCAGATAGAAACATACAGTGAACGTTTGGAGAACTATGAACAACGGCTGCGTCGGGATTTTGCCCGCATGGAGGGGGCTATCCAGCAAATGGAGTCCAACGCCGAGCGCTTTCAGAATATGAACCCGGGACAGCAACGATAA
- a CDS encoding flagellar protein FlaG produces the protein MAFHIDARMEQRNDMLSHPTHNLTTAARDRAMPRTEDPQAVHTSREQIEPVLRELEAATNFLHRKLKFAVNKDLNRVIIKVIDAETDKVIKELPPEELQRVSLRIREAVGLLIDEEI, from the coding sequence ATGGCTTTCCATATAGATGCACGAATGGAACAGCGAAACGATATGCTTTCGCATCCGACACACAATCTCACCACCGCAGCCCGCGATCGGGCTATGCCGCGTACGGAGGATCCCCAGGCAGTACACACCTCACGCGAGCAGATTGAGCCGGTTCTGCGGGAACTCGAAGCCGCTACCAACTTTCTCCATCGGAAACTCAAATTCGCCGTAAACAAGGATCTGAATCGAGTGATCATCAAGGTCATCGATGCAGAAACCGATAAAGTAATCAAAGAACTGCCTCCGGAAGAGCTGCAGCGCGTCAGCCTGCGTATCCGGGAGGCTGTGGGTCTTCTGATAGACGAAGAAATATAG
- a CDS encoding flagellin codes for MIINHNASAAFANRELSFRGTQTQQNIEKLSSGMRINRAADDASGLAVSEKMRGQIRGLNQAERNVQNAVSFIQTTEGYLNQTQDILHRIRELSVQSANGIYTAEDRMQIQVEVSQLVDEVNRIASHAQFNGMNMLTGAFAADSVTEQVMQFHIGANMDQNERVYIGTMTAAALGLMDAQGENGVISISTPESANNAIGAIDTAMQAVSRQRADLGAYQNRFQMAQQGIATASENLAAAESLIRDTDMAQEMVGFVRNQILTQSNQAMLAQANVMPQGVLQLLG; via the coding sequence ATGATTATTAACCACAACGCGAGTGCGGCGTTTGCCAATCGTGAGCTGAGCTTTCGCGGAACACAGACACAGCAGAACATCGAAAAGCTGAGCTCGGGCATGAGAATCAACCGGGCAGCCGATGACGCATCAGGGCTGGCAGTATCTGAAAAGATGCGAGGCCAGATTCGTGGTTTGAACCAGGCAGAGCGGAACGTACAGAACGCTGTGTCGTTTATTCAAACCACCGAAGGTTATCTGAATCAGACGCAGGACATCCTGCACCGGATTCGGGAGCTCTCTGTCCAGTCGGCAAACGGCATCTACACAGCCGAAGACCGGATGCAGATTCAGGTCGAGGTATCGCAGTTGGTTGACGAGGTCAATCGCATTGCCAGCCATGCGCAGTTCAACGGTATGAACATGCTGACCGGCGCGTTCGCCGCCGATTCGGTGACCGAACAGGTCATGCAGTTCCATATCGGTGCCAACATGGACCAGAACGAACGGGTCTACATCGGCACCATGACTGCGGCTGCACTGGGACTGATGGATGCACAGGGAGAAAACGGGGTAATCTCGATTTCTACCCCCGAAAGCGCGAACAACGCTATCGGCGCCATCGACACCGCTATGCAGGCAGTAAGTCGTCAGCGTGCAGACCTGGGTGCGTATCAGAACCGCTTCCAGATGGCACAGCAGGGCATTGCAACCGCCTCGGAAAATCTCGCGGCAGCGGAATCGCTGATTCGCGACACCGACATGGCACAGGAAATGGTCGGCTTTGTACGCAACCAGATCCTGACCCAGTCAAACCAGGCTATGCTTGCGCAGGCTAATGTTATGCCGCAGGGCGTACTGCAGCTGCTTGGCTAA
- a CDS encoding flagellin, whose product MIINHNMSAQFASRQLGLNDGAVSKSMEKLSSGLRINRAGDDASGLAVSEKLRSQIRGLRQASTNATNGISFIQTTEGYLQQSQDIMQRIRELAVQSANGIYTAEDRMQIQVEVSQLVAEVNRIASHAQFNGMNMLTGRFARDEGNNVVTASMYFHIGANMDQRERVYIGTMTAQALGVLSQDGQDVISLSTPDSANSAIGTLDAALQTINKQRADLGAYQNRLEFATQGLDIGAENLQAAESRIRDADMASESAEFVKNQILMQSSQAMLAQANVRTQGVLQLLG is encoded by the coding sequence ATGATTATTAATCACAACATGAGCGCCCAGTTCGCCTCTCGTCAGCTCGGTCTGAATGATGGTGCTGTCAGCAAGAGCATGGAAAAGCTCAGCTCGGGGCTGCGGATCAACCGCGCCGGTGATGACGCTTCGGGTCTTGCAGTATCGGAAAAACTCCGATCACAGATTCGCGGTCTTCGCCAGGCCTCGACCAACGCTACCAACGGTATCTCGTTCATCCAGACCACCGAAGGCTACCTGCAGCAGTCCCAGGACATCATGCAGCGCATTCGTGAGCTGGCTGTGCAGTCAGCCAACGGTATCTACACCGCCGAGGATCGCATGCAGATCCAGGTTGAGGTATCCCAGCTGGTTGCAGAGGTTAACCGTATCGCCTCTCATGCCCAGTTCAACGGCATGAACATGCTGACCGGTCGTTTTGCACGAGACGAGGGCAACAACGTGGTTACCGCGTCGATGTACTTCCACATCGGGGCCAACATGGACCAGCGCGAGCGGGTGTACATCGGAACCATGACCGCCCAGGCACTTGGCGTATTGAGCCAGGACGGACAGGATGTAATCAGCCTGTCGACCCCGGACAGCGCCAACTCAGCAATCGGCACACTGGACGCAGCCCTGCAGACCATCAACAAGCAGCGTGCTGACCTCGGCGCATACCAGAATCGACTTGAGTTCGCTACCCAGGGTCTGGACATTGGTGCAGAAAACCTGCAGGCAGCAGAGTCCCGCATCCGCGATGCGGACATGGCTTCTGAATCGGCTGAGTTCGTAAAGAACCAGATCCTGATGCAGTCCAGCCAGGCTATGCTCGCACAGGCCAATGTTCGTACTCAGGGAGTCTTGCAACTTTTGGGTTAG
- a CDS encoding tetratricopeptide repeat protein, translated as MSQLEHEALKHIIFISIPEDWNHQVEGFTIDPRRLLPVETPPGSEDWSVQDLSWESIISAMLKILAYDPDHDDAGYYRDFILAIKPDLPDELGETGVLKARNHDFAIAEEIFRALCGLQPEQPTPRMNLALVCEQRAQAFDNVEKADLKQEYLEEAYRHYHLLFSMDEVPVAAHLNAGFFFAKQHAFDQALHHLNTYVSEGTDEQLIDKAARLVQNIETQNLQDTRFKEAYDFISMGQEDRGIEAIKAFLEQNPAVWNAWFLLGWGLRRQQSYPEAALAFEKAIELNNEQPDSFNELAICCMELERFADARNALEKALQLDPQNTKIISNLGILSLKQENRDEACGFFRTVLDYDPEDPLAWQYLKQLGCSE; from the coding sequence ATGAGCCAACTGGAACACGAAGCACTGAAGCATATTATTTTCATCTCGATCCCTGAAGACTGGAATCACCAGGTTGAGGGGTTCACCATTGACCCCAGGCGATTACTGCCGGTCGAAACCCCGCCCGGCAGCGAGGACTGGTCGGTTCAGGACCTGAGTTGGGAATCGATTATCTCGGCAATGCTGAAGATACTGGCCTATGACCCCGACCACGATGACGCCGGCTATTATCGCGACTTCATTCTGGCAATCAAGCCCGATCTGCCGGATGAACTTGGCGAGACTGGGGTACTGAAGGCCCGCAACCACGATTTTGCTATTGCCGAGGAAATATTTCGCGCCCTGTGCGGCCTGCAGCCGGAGCAGCCAACCCCGCGGATGAATCTGGCACTGGTGTGCGAGCAGCGTGCGCAGGCCTTTGACAACGTCGAGAAAGCCGACCTCAAGCAGGAGTATCTGGAGGAGGCATATCGACACTACCACCTGCTGTTTTCCATGGACGAGGTGCCGGTTGCGGCACACCTGAATGCCGGTTTTTTCTTTGCCAAACAGCATGCGTTTGATCAGGCACTGCATCACCTGAACACCTACGTATCAGAGGGTACCGACGAACAGCTGATCGACAAGGCCGCCCGGCTTGTCCAGAACATAGAAACCCAGAACCTGCAGGACACCCGCTTCAAAGAGGCCTATGATTTTATCTCGATGGGTCAGGAAGATCGCGGGATAGAGGCTATCAAGGCCTTCCTGGAGCAGAATCCAGCGGTCTGGAACGCCTGGTTCCTGCTGGGTTGGGGGCTGCGCCGGCAGCAGTCCTATCCCGAGGCGGCACTGGCATTCGAGAAAGCCATCGAACTGAACAACGAACAGCCAGACAGCTTTAACGAGCTGGCAATCTGCTGTATGGAGCTGGAACGCTTCGCCGATGCCAGGAATGCACTGGAGAAGGCACTCCAGCTGGATCCACAGAACACCAAGATCATTTCAAATCTGGGAATCCTGAGCCTGAAGCAGGAAAATCGTGACGAGGCCTGCGGCTTCTTTCGCACGGTGCTGGACTACGATCCTGAGGACCCCCTCGCCTGGCAGTACCTGAAGCAGCTTGGCTGCAGCGAATAA
- a CDS encoding PilZ domain-containing protein, translated as MSITTSTQITRYYEDFKDIDITFTKEVIRASLLNTKQIYLKLLGYQWPCIIYSSSLSGAKIIANITPQLKKAMQQSKSGISLRFSFLQRDKRDPISFFVPCKVAGFTPYQSAKGNLHFINMNFTQRPPDDLIEILGRILEANSAAKHRRDERIVITAESIAGLGLNSKGGLLVVDGVPRKCIIRDLSFGGSKIILVGVAKFLVNKQIQLRLTFGDPQETLDIPGTIIRFEPVQGRDDLAAFAVQFDSEKIPMRLKMRINAYFKGRNKHKPVKQPNAKQPDPSEEQA; from the coding sequence ATGTCGATTACTACCAGTACCCAGATAACACGTTATTACGAAGATTTCAAAGACATAGATATTACCTTCACCAAGGAAGTTATTCGAGCCTCGCTGCTGAACACCAAGCAGATATATCTGAAACTGCTCGGATACCAGTGGCCCTGCATAATCTACTCTTCTTCACTCTCCGGTGCCAAGATAATAGCAAACATCACCCCGCAGCTCAAGAAAGCCATGCAGCAAAGCAAAAGCGGCATCAGCCTGAGATTCAGCTTCCTGCAGCGGGACAAGCGGGATCCGATCAGTTTTTTCGTACCCTGCAAGGTGGCGGGATTCACCCCGTACCAGAGTGCAAAGGGCAATCTGCACTTTATCAATATGAATTTCACCCAGCGCCCGCCGGATGACCTGATCGAGATACTCGGCCGCATTCTCGAGGCCAACAGTGCAGCCAAGCACCGCCGCGACGAGCGCATTGTGATCACCGCCGAGAGCATTGCAGGATTAGGCCTGAACTCCAAAGGCGGGCTGCTGGTCGTAGACGGGGTGCCGCGAAAATGCATTATCCGGGATCTGTCCTTCGGGGGTTCCAAAATAATCCTGGTTGGTGTAGCCAAGTTTCTGGTTAACAAGCAGATTCAGCTGCGCCTGACCTTCGGGGATCCCCAGGAAACCCTGGACATACCCGGCACCATCATCCGGTTCGAGCCGGTACAGGGCCGGGACGATCTGGCGGCATTCGCAGTTCAGTTCGATTCTGAAAAGATTCCCATGCGCCTCAAGATGCGGATTAACGCCTACTTCAAAGGGCGCAACAAGCATAAACCCGTAAAACAACCAAACGCAAAACAACCGGACCCCAGCGAGGAGCAGGCATGA
- a CDS encoding adenosine kinase yields MDSIHQVSAGAIEDLGFEPGSMNLITAEQQGAIAAVGTPLRVTAGGSCANTLRGAACLASRFGADLRCIYSGAVGHDTQGGQFESILHRSGVESHLRKKPAAATGTSTILVSPDGQRTMFTQLEACRLFQPGDVDHTAIASADILYFTGFMWDTPNQEEALRQAMQTAQAHDVQIVIDIADIFVADRYRDKLMEVVPQYAAYVLCNEQELASLLGQRDVDRGTLLQLARQIPVSWLVKVGSEGCFLVNADGIRQVPGVPTRVVDTTGAGDAFAAGFLFYRLAGAGEIEALQGANALASAIVAIEGCVYEDIPAATARLFPTPGAGQSAE; encoded by the coding sequence ATGGACAGTATACACCAAGTCTCTGCAGGTGCAATCGAGGATCTCGGGTTTGAGCCGGGATCGATGAACCTGATCACCGCTGAGCAGCAGGGGGCGATCGCTGCGGTCGGTACACCGCTGCGTGTCACCGCTGGCGGGAGCTGCGCTAATACCCTGCGCGGAGCCGCTTGCCTGGCCAGCCGCTTCGGGGCTGATTTGCGCTGCATCTACAGTGGTGCTGTCGGCCATGATACACAGGGAGGGCAGTTTGAATCAATCCTGCATCGGAGCGGCGTAGAGTCCCATCTGCGAAAAAAGCCGGCTGCGGCTACCGGAACCTCGACCATCCTGGTTTCTCCGGATGGCCAGCGCACCATGTTCACCCAGCTTGAGGCCTGCCGGTTGTTTCAGCCCGGGGATGTCGATCATACAGCGATTGCATCCGCCGATATCCTGTACTTTACCGGGTTTATGTGGGATACCCCGAATCAGGAAGAGGCGCTGCGGCAGGCAATGCAGACTGCACAGGCACATGATGTGCAGATAGTTATCGATATTGCGGACATATTCGTGGCTGACCGGTATCGCGACAAGCTTATGGAGGTGGTTCCGCAGTACGCGGCGTACGTTCTCTGCAACGAACAGGAGCTTGCCAGCCTGCTCGGACAGCGCGATGTCGACCGCGGTACCCTGCTGCAGCTGGCACGGCAGATCCCGGTGAGCTGGCTGGTGAAGGTTGGATCAGAGGGGTGCTTTTTGGTGAATGCGGACGGTATCCGGCAGGTGCCGGGCGTACCCACCCGGGTGGTGGATACTACCGGAGCCGGTGATGCGTTTGCGGCAGGCTTTCTGTTCTACCGGCTTGCCGGTGCAGGCGAGATCGAGGCGCTGCAGGGGGCGAATGCCCTGGCATCGGCTATCGTAGCGATTGAGGGGTGCGTCTATGAGGATATCCCGGCAGCTACTGCCCGGTTGTTCCCGACCCCAGGCGCTGGTCAATCTGCTGAATAA
- a CDS encoding cell division protein ZapA — protein MQVDLLGTTFSIHTDEDPDYVRDLLRYVEEKVHETHRSVQTQDPLKVAIISSLMIADELFQLRRGEAPGGDDHRISAITQELIQQIDQRLGSGTTGQ, from the coding sequence GTGCAGGTTGACCTTTTAGGCACCACATTCTCGATTCATACCGACGAAGATCCCGACTATGTCCGGGATCTTTTGCGCTATGTGGAGGAAAAGGTGCACGAAACTCACCGCTCGGTGCAAACCCAGGATCCGCTAAAGGTCGCCATCATCAGCTCGCTCATGATTGCCGATGAGCTCTTCCAGCTTCGCCGGGGCGAAGCACCGGGTGGAGACGACCATCGGATCTCTGCCATCACCCAGGAGCTTATTCAGCAGATTGACCAGCGCCTGGGGTCGGGAACAACCGGGCAGTAG
- the zapB gene encoding cell division protein ZapB — protein MIQLEQIQRLQERVLAAVQKIDALQQENTQLMERAELAEQRAEQLQQQLDTHSSQYAQIEEGIMHALSHLDSLEDAVSQVTAPIQSGGIEEGIVTDSSAHDQAGETAGEHDETGSVDQPDDQHAQAESDDSPAPEAELDIF, from the coding sequence ATGATCCAGCTTGAGCAGATTCAGCGACTGCAGGAGCGTGTACTGGCAGCAGTACAAAAGATAGACGCCCTCCAGCAGGAAAATACCCAGCTCATGGAACGCGCTGAACTCGCCGAGCAGCGTGCCGAGCAGCTGCAGCAGCAGCTCGACACCCACAGCTCGCAGTATGCTCAGATCGAGGAGGGCATTATGCATGCCCTCTCGCATCTGGATTCGCTTGAGGACGCTGTATCTCAGGTTACCGCCCCGATTCAGTCAGGCGGCATCGAAGAGGGTATCGTTACCGACAGCTCTGCACATGATCAGGCCGGTGAAACGGCCGGCGAGCACGATGAAACCGGATCTGTTGACCAGCCGGATGATCAGCACGCCCAGGCGGAGTCCGACGACTCCCCTGCCCCGGAAGCAGAACTCGATATCTTCTAA
- the rplT gene encoding 50S ribosomal protein L20, with the protein MARAVDGTRRKDRREAILKQAKGYWGRRSKLHRTAKDAVAKGLTYAYRDRKVRKRDFRRLWITRISAACRNEGMSYSRFINGLNKAEVSINRKVISNLAIEDPQAFQELVAVAKKGLGEKA; encoded by the coding sequence ATGGCACGAGCAGTTGACGGCACCCGGCGCAAGGATCGCCGCGAGGCCATACTGAAGCAGGCAAAAGGATATTGGGGACGCCGCAGCAAGCTGCACCGCACCGCGAAGGATGCAGTAGCAAAGGGTCTGACATATGCATACCGCGACCGCAAGGTACGCAAGCGGGACTTCCGCCGACTCTGGATTACCCGCATCTCAGCCGCTTGCCGCAACGAAGGCATGAGCTACTCCCGCTTTATCAACGGACTGAACAAGGCAGAGGTGTCCATCAATCGCAAGGTTATCTCCAACCTGGCAATTGAAGATCCACAGGCCTTCCAGGAACTGGTAGCGGTTGCCAAAAAAGGACTCGGTGAGAAGGCATGA
- the rpmI gene encoding 50S ribosomal protein L35 yields the protein MPKMKTRKSAAKRYTITKNGKVKYKKQGLRHILTKKSTKRKRKLRKTGTLSPAEVKRAKQLMPYA from the coding sequence ATGCCAAAAATGAAGACTCGTAAAAGCGCCGCCAAGCGTTACACCATTACCAAGAACGGTAAGGTCAAGTACAAAAAACAGGGACTGCGTCACATCCTGACCAAGAAGTCCACCAAGCGCAAGCGAAAGCTGCGCAAGACCGGCACACTGAGTCCGGCAGAGGTAAAGCGCGCCAAGCAGCTTATGCCGTACGCATAA
- the infC gene encoding translation initiation factor IF-3, producing MASKNTRINEMIRIREVRLIDEEGEQLGVMPTAEALSMAQEKGIDLVEVSPNANPPVCKLMDYGKYKFEMDKKNRDAKRKQKQTQLKEIRMQPKIEPHDLQFKTKHVKQFLAEGNKVKVTIRFRGRELAHTERGVMVLERVLDMLEDGFAVDRKPMMEGRFMSMILSPKPAKKA from the coding sequence TTGGCTTCAAAAAACACACGAATCAATGAAATGATTCGTATTCGAGAAGTGCGATTGATCGATGAGGAAGGCGAACAGCTGGGGGTTATGCCAACAGCCGAAGCGCTTTCGATGGCGCAAGAAAAGGGGATCGACCTGGTTGAGGTCTCTCCCAATGCCAACCCGCCGGTATGCAAGCTTATGGATTACGGCAAGTACAAGTTCGAAATGGACAAGAAAAACCGTGATGCCAAGCGCAAGCAGAAACAGACGCAGCTGAAGGAAATCCGGATGCAGCCGAAGATCGAACCTCACGATTTGCAGTTCAAGACGAAGCACGTCAAGCAATTCCTTGCCGAGGGAAACAAGGTCAAGGTTACTATCCGTTTTCGGGGGCGTGAGCTGGCTCACACCGAGCGCGGGGTTATGGTACTGGAAAGGGTTCTGGACATGCTTGAGGACGGATTTGCGGTAGACCGCAAACCGATGATGGAGGGTCGCTTCATGTCGATGATCCTCAGCCCCAAGCCTGCCAAGAAAGCATAA
- a CDS encoding flagellar filament outer layer protein FlaA, with protein MKRSVLLSCCLVVMGLLLVAPVSARRIATVTIEDFNDPAESQWVVQGSKFISEGYPQFGHVNSWPDGLYRREPEGQTLRSLGARAQFDRLGYNYLEFIPVQEGDDGDLVARGIPIPGRAESLDFWVWGSNYDYYMEIQLRDHRGIVHTLPAGNINYIGWKNLQVRIPTHIPQDVRYLPRLRGLELVKILMWTRPTERVDGFQIFIDHITVLTDLHEDPFDGEDLAEQERLQQLWDGAEGRNF; from the coding sequence ATGAAGCGAAGCGTTCTGCTTTCTTGCTGCCTGGTGGTCATGGGCCTGCTTCTGGTTGCCCCTGTGTCCGCGCGACGGATCGCTACGGTAACAATAGAGGATTTTAATGACCCTGCCGAGAGCCAATGGGTGGTACAAGGAAGTAAATTTATTTCAGAGGGATATCCTCAGTTCGGTCACGTGAACTCCTGGCCAGACGGTCTGTATCGTCGCGAGCCGGAGGGCCAGACCCTGCGTTCACTGGGGGCACGGGCTCAGTTTGATCGTCTCGGGTACAACTACCTTGAGTTTATCCCGGTTCAGGAAGGTGATGACGGCGATCTGGTTGCCCGCGGGATACCGATTCCCGGACGTGCCGAATCTCTGGATTTCTGGGTATGGGGATCCAATTATGATTACTACATGGAGATTCAGCTCAGGGATCATCGGGGTATCGTACACACCCTGCCAGCTGGCAACATCAACTACATCGGCTGGAAGAACCTTCAGGTACGCATCCCGACGCATATCCCGCAGGATGTGCGTTATTTGCCGCGACTGAGAGGGCTCGAACTGGTCAAGATCCTGATGTGGACACGCCCGACAGAGCGGGTCGATGGTTTCCAGATCTTTATCGACCATATTACTGTGCTGACCGATCTGCACGAGGATCCGTTCGATGGAGAGGATCTGGCCGAGCAGGAGCGTCTGCAGCAGCTGTGGGACGGTGCTGAAGGAAGGAATTTCTAG
- a CDS encoding flagellar filament outer layer protein FlaA, with protein sequence MKRLSIQLLFLLVSAAVFAQVQAGEITPEALGSDTAQQRLQEVLISSFEDPGMWRVSMPLDQGIISHRRFPGGPADKRPLEGAEEAGIEAQDEYVLGVKAEFFRRGNTTLSILANRPLVVPGIAKTISVWVVGRNFNHELSVVIQDHFGNRAVLPMGRLNFTGWRELSVAVPTHITQRSIHYNDLMGIQILGFVVRPALEETYGSYYIYFDDLRVVTDLFAEESRDPDDMVDSW encoded by the coding sequence ATGAAAAGATTAAGTATACAGCTGTTATTTCTGTTGGTCTCTGCAGCAGTATTTGCTCAGGTGCAGGCCGGTGAGATCACCCCGGAGGCATTAGGTTCCGACACCGCCCAGCAGCGACTGCAGGAGGTTCTGATATCCTCTTTTGAGGACCCGGGGATGTGGCGGGTTTCGATGCCGCTGGACCAGGGGATAATCAGTCACCGACGCTTTCCCGGCGGGCCGGCTGACAAGCGGCCGCTCGAGGGTGCCGAAGAAGCCGGCATAGAGGCCCAGGACGAGTATGTGCTGGGGGTAAAGGCCGAGTTCTTTCGACGCGGCAACACAACCCTCTCCATACTGGCGAATCGCCCGCTGGTTGTTCCCGGTATTGCCAAGACAATCAGCGTGTGGGTCGTTGGACGGAACTTTAACCATGAACTCAGTGTGGTTATCCAGGATCATTTCGGCAACCGTGCGGTTCTGCCCATGGGTAGGCTCAACTTCACCGGCTGGCGCGAGCTGTCGGTCGCTGTTCCAACCCACATTACCCAGCGCAGCATTCACTATAATGATTTGATGGGGATCCAGATCCTCGGGTTTGTCGTGCGCCCGGCACTGGAAGAGACCTACGGCTCGTATTACATCTACTTTGATGATCTGCGGGTAGTTACCGACCTCTTTGCCGAGGAATCCCGGGATCCTGACGATATGGTTGATTCCTGGTGA